The nucleotide sequence GAGGTCAGCCACCAGCCGCTCGCCCGCGACTCCAGCACCACGCGTTCGTCTCCGGGCCGCTCCCACTCCAGACGCCCCAGGGTCGAGGGCGCCTCCAGCACCAGCGCCGCGTCCATCTGGCTGGGCGGCGCGTCGCGCGTCACGAAAAACGCCCCCACCAGGAGCGCCAGCACGCCGGCAGCGATCCACACATGTTTCTGTACCATCATCGACCTCCCTTACTTTCCGGAGCTCATCCACTGACTCAGAGCCTCTTTGCGACGCCGACGCCGCCCCATCATGTAGATCCCAAGGAGCGCAAAGAAGCAGGGCACAATCACGATGTTGGCAAACTGAATCGAGCGCTGCTGCTCCCGGCTCACCTCCCCGATGAGCCTGGGCATCGCCTTGCCGCGAATCTCCGAGAGCGCGCTGTCCTGGACCAGCCACTCCACCGAGCTCAAAAAGAACTGCGCCCCCAGCCCGGCCAGGCGCTCATCGAAACCCGTCTCGCGTTGCGGCCCTAAGAAGTCGCCACTTCCCACCACCAGCACGCGCCCCGCCTGCGTCTCACTCACAAGATCCGACTCAGAGCGTCCCTGCGGCAGCGGGTTATCCGAATAATAACTCGGCAGCTCCCCCTGCGCGGTAGCCGCCACCACAAAAGGCCCGGGCTCCTCGCTGGCCGCGGGCTCCATAAAGGTTTCATAGCTCATATCGCCAGGCGGCGAAGGCAGCCGCGTGGAGCCGGGGGAGGTGCGCAGCACGTCATGAAACTCAAGCCCGTCTTTGCCGCGCAAGGCCTCGTCGACCACAAGACTTGAAGGCACCGGAAGCGCCATCGTCGAGAAGCCGCGCATAAAGGGCAGGCTCGTATCGATGTCGGTGATCGAAAAGCTCCCCGGGTGGCTCACCCGCGCCAGCCCCTGAGGCGTGGCCACAAGACTGAACGAGAGCGCGCGCTCCCGGTCGATCACCGTGTCGGCGCGTAGCGTGATGCCGTAATGCGAAAAAAGCTCAATGAGGTTTGATTCAAAGCGCTTCCGCATCGTGGGCAGCTGACCTGCAAACTGCGGATTCTGCTGCAGCTGCTGCATCAGCTGACGCTGCAGCGCCTCATCAACCACCGAGCTGCTCTGGAACCACCCCACGCTGCCCCCCCGCTGCAAAAACTGATCGATGGCAAAGAGCGCCTCCTCGCTCACATCCCCCTGCACATTGAGCAGCACCAGCGCATGCACATCCTCGGGCAAAAGCTCGCCACCGCTCAGGTCGTAGGTCGTGGCCTCAATGAGGCTGCCGTAAAGTTGCGAAAACACCTGCTCCAGGCTCTGCACAAAGCCCGGCTGCGCCACCGGCCCGCCCGCCCCGCTGGCAAAGGCCACGCGCCGAGGTTCGGGCCGCTGCAGGTTCAGCAGGGCCTTGGTGAACTCATACTCGAAGTTATCGAGCTCGGGCTGGCCGGTGGTCTGAAGATCGCGAATCACCTCGCTCTGATCGCCTTTGATAAAGGCCACGCCCTTATAAATGGCGCGCAGCGACATCTCCGACTCGCTCTGCTGGCCAATCGCCACCTGCTCGATCCCAAAGCCTGCGGCGGCCTCCTCACTCTCCGCGCTGTCTTCGGGCGCGATGATCTTAAAGGAGAGCTGCCCGCCGCTTGCGGCCTCATACTCCGAGAGCAGATCGGCAACATCCTGACTCAAGTTATGAAAAGGGGCCGGAAGATCCGGCGAGATAAACGCGCGCACCTCCACCGGCTCGTCGAGGTCTTCGACGGCGGCGAGGCTGGGTTCACTCAGGGTGTAGATCTGATTCTCGGTCAGATCGATCCGCCAGAAGGTCTGACTCATAAGGGCATTGGCTGCCACGGCGATCAGCACCAACAGCACGCCCATCACCACCGCGTTGGCTCCACGCACCGCACGTCGGCGCTGGCCCGGGGTATTGGATTTGGATTCACGCATCGTATCGCTCCTCACACGTCTCAAAGTCGCTTAAAAAGCAGTCCTCACCACACTCACCAGCGCTGCTCACCAGCGACGGGCGCCCACGCTCAGCGTGGCCACGCCCAGGCTCACCGCCATCAGCGAGAGGTAGTAAAAGACGTCGCGCGCATCGACGACCCCGCGGGCGATGTTCTCAAAGTGGTAGCTCGTCGAGAGGTACTCCGCTGTGTGCGCCCCGACGCCGGAGGCCTGCCCCACAAGCTGATCGATGAGGTAGAGAAAAAAGCAGATCGAAAAGGCCACGAGAATCGCCACGACCTGGTCGCGCGTAAAACTCGACGCCATCAGACCCACCGCCGCATAACTCCCGCCCAGAAGCATCAGGCCGATGTAGCCCGCGGCCACCGCGCCCCAGTCCAGATCCCCGAGCATCGAGAGGGTCAGCGGGTAGACCAGCGTCATCAAAAAGACCACGCCCAGCAGGACCACCGCCGCCAGGAACTTGCCGACCACGATCTGAAGATCGCTCACCGGCATCGTCATCAAAAGCTCCAGGGTGCCCGAGCGTTTCTCACTGGCCAGAAGCCCCATCGTGATCGCCGGCGCAAAGAACGCCAGAAAGAGCGGCGCCTGCGAGAAAAAGCCGCGCAGAGACACCACGCTAATCTCCTGAAAGAAGTTCAGCCAGAAGAGCGCCCCGGTGATGACCAGAAACAAAATCACCACAATATAGGCCACCACCGAGTTAAAATACGTTCCCAGCTCTCGCCGGGTCACCATCCAGATCTTATCCACGGGAGACCTCCTCCGACTCCGATGTTTCGTCCATGGCCGCCGCCTCGTCGACCATGCTCTCAGCACCCTCCGACGGGCTCGCGTTGAGGTTTTCGGACGAAGCCTCAACCGGCGCATCGCCTTGCTGCGCAACGACATCCTCGCCACCGGACGACATCACCGACGTGTCTGCTACCGAGACCTCGACGCGTGCGCCCTCCTCGGTCTCGCCACCGGTGTAGAGCCTGAAAATCGCTTCAAGAGTGGGCTCGGCTTCGCGCAGGCTCAAAAGCTCGCGGGCCACGCCGGGCTCTCCGGCCAGAAGCGCGCGCCGGGTGGCGGCCTTGTCGAGGGTTTTCAGCCGGTAGGTAGAGCTTCCCGGCCGGCCGCCCACCTCCGAGACCCCCTCGACGCCGGCAAGGTTTGAGAGCCAGGCGTTGAGCGCATCGCTGGCCTCCCCCTCATAGCTGACCACAAGACCCGGCTCAGCTTTCGCCACCCGCACCTCAAGCTCGTGCAGCGAGCCGTCGGCCACGATCTTCCCGCGGTTGATGATGATGATGCGATCGCAGACCGCGGTCACTTCCTGCAGGATGTGCGTGGAGAAGATGATCGTTTTCTCTTTGCCGATCGTCTTAATCACGTCGCGGATCTCGATGATCTGATTGGGATCGAGGCCGGTGGTAGGCTCGTCGAGCACGATCACATCGGGCTCATGGATGATCGCCTGCGCCAGCCCCACCCGCTGGCGGTAACCCTTGGAGAGCTCGCTGATGGTGCGCCCCATCACCTGCTCCAGGCCGGTGAGCTCAGCCACCGCGCGGATGCGCTCCTGACGGCGGGCCCTGGCAACCCCTCGCAACTCCGCGACAAAACGCAGGTAATCAAAGACGATCATCTCGTCATAAAGAGGCACATTTTCGGGAAGATACCCCACCCGCCGGCGCACCTCGGCTGAGTCCTTCTGCACATCGAAGCCGGCCACACGCGCGCTGCCGCCTGTGGCCGACATAAAGCAGGTCAGGATCTTCATCGTGGTCGTCTTTCCGGCACCGTTTGGCCCCAGAAACCCTACGATCTCCCCGGGTTTAATCGAGAAGCTGATGCCATCCAGCGCTTCAAAGTCGCCGTAGCGCTTGTGCAGGTTCTCCACCACGATACTCTCGGCGCTGGCGGCGCCGCTCGTCGAGCTCGTCTCCATCATCATCCTCAATACTTACAGGTCCATGAAACGATCGCGTTCGTCGATGTTTTTTCAGGGCGCCCGCCTTGCCCCGGACGCCGATTGGCGCGACATTTTGCCGCGCGCTGGAGGTGTGCAGGCCGCGTAATTTCGACACCGCACTTTTTTATTCCAGACGCTCATCCCTACCCTGACCCTACTACGCCGTGAGGCAAAGTTGACACCACGTCTGCTGCATGGAGAGCACCCTGAGCTGCGTTGCAAATCCTCGACGGTGCAAAAGCATCGCCTGCGTTTTGCGCCTTGCTCAGGTCACTCTCAATCTCGCATCCCAAGGCGTCAACATGGCCTCGCGACGTTATAGAGCCCGCCTATGCCGATCCCCACCCTCTTTGAACCTCGCGATCTTCGCGAAAAGCCCCGCGATGAAGCGCAGCTGCACGCACTTCTCGACGAGCTCAAGACCACCACCGCCGCGCTCCGACCGTTGCTGGCCGCCGAGCCCACCACCGAGAACACAGCCCACCTGGGCCGCGCGCTTCAGAAGTTGAGTGAGGCCCTGCGCCTTGCCGATTGCTTCGACGAGGCTCGCGCGGCCAAACGCGAAGCCATCGCCATCTGGCAAAAACTCGGACGCGCGAAGGCCGGATTTTTATGCCGGATGAAACTGGCGATGATCGACCATCAGGCCGGTGAGTTTGAACGGGCCGCCGCCGCGCTCGAAGCGCTGGAAGATGAGCTTGATCAGGGCTTTGCTATCTACACCGACTTTTTGGCCGAGGCCCGCGCGCGCTGCTACCACGCGCTGGGCCGACGCGATGCGGCGATCGCCCAGATCCAGCGCGCGCTCAAGGTGCGCATAGCGCGCGGCAACTCCCGCCACATCGAGGACACCCGCCATATCGAGGCGATCATCACCGCCGGCGGATGAAACCCGCGCGCTTACCCGTTACTGTCGCCGCATCGCCCTGTGACGACGCCCGCACCTTGCACCCACCGCACCTCCCCTGATTGAGCCGTACCATGTCTGAACATAAAGGCCCCGTCTCCCGCACCAAACGCTTCGCGCGTCTGGCCACGATGACCGCGAAAGTGGCCACAAACTACACCCGCGAGCGGGTGACCTCGGTGTTTCGCGACGAAGAGGCCACCGAGCAGGCCCGCCAGACGGCGAACCTCGCCAATGGCGAGCTCATCGCCAAAACGCTGGGCGAACTTAAAGGCGCGGTGATGAAGATCGGCCAGATGGCCTCTGCCGGCTCCGATCTTCTGCCCAGAGAGCTCTCCGAGCCTTTAAAAGCGCTGCAAAAAGATGCCCCGCCGATGCCCTACGAGGTTATCGCCGAGCAGATCGAGCGCGAGCTGGGCCAACCTCCCGAACTTCTCTTCAAGAGCTTTGAGCAGGAGCCCTTTGCCTCGGCCTCCATCGGCCAGGTGCATCGCGCGATCACCGACGACGGTCGCGACGTCGTGGTCAAAGTCCAGTACCCTGGCGTCGATGAGGCCTGCGACTCCGACTTAAAGCAGCTCAAATTTGTGCTGAAGATGAGCGGCATCAACCGCAACCACCGACGCTCCTTCGACGCCCTCTTTGAAGAGATCCGCGACCGCCTCCACGAAGAGCTCGACTACTGCAATGAGGCCGACAACGTGCGCCTCTTCGCCGAGCTTCATAAAGACGACGACTACATCGTGGTGCCCGAGGTCGTTGGCGAGCGCAGCGCTCAGCGCGTGCTCACCCTGACCTTTGAGGGCGGCGACCGCCTCGAAGAGCTCGCGACCTACCCGCAGGACGTTCGCGATCAGATTGGCGAGCGACTCTACCGGATGTCGCTCTCGCAGATCTTCCGCCACCGCGCGGTGCACGCCGACCCCAACCCGGGGAACTACGCCTTTCGACCCGACGGCACGATCGTGCTCTACGACTTCGGCTGCGTAAAACACGTCTCCGAGGAGGTCGCCCGCGACTTTGCCGACATCATCGCCGCCGGCATGAACGAAGATTACGACGCGATGGAAGACGCCATGGTGCGCATCGGCGCCCGCCAGGTCGACGGCCCCCCGGTCCCGCGAGATTTCTACGTGGCCTGGCGCGAAGACATGATGACCCCCTGCGTGAGCGAAGCGATCTACGACTTCGCCAACGCCGATCTGCACGAGCGCGCCCCAAAACGTCTGCGCGCGTCGATCAAATACATCAACAGCTTCCAACTCCCGGCGCAGATCGCGTATCTCAACCGCGTGGTCGGTGGCTATTACGACCACCTGCGCACCTTCACCCCGCGGGTGCCCTGGCGCGATCTGGTGGCCGATTATGTCTTTGAAGTCTCGTCGCTGGAGCGAAAGACAGCCTGGTGAGGCGGCCGATCCATCGATGTCAGAAACGAGGCGCTCCGGCGCCTCTTTTTTTGTGCTCGCGTAACGCTGCCTGATCGCGCGTGTCGCCCGAAAATGACGCACCCTCAACCCGACCCACGGTCGTTTATGACGCGCGTCAAAACGACCGTGGGTCAGGTTACGACACCCTAAACCTCCGCATAAACACAGGCGATCGACACCATCGACGCCTGGAAACTTACGCAACGCAACAAAACGCATGCGCAAACCCTTGACCTGGTTGGTCAACCAACTTAGCCTTCGATCATAAAATTGGTTGGCCAACCAACTCACAGCGGACCGCTCATGTTTGAACGCACCGACATCGACCACCTCCCCCGCCATCGCCGCCTCCTGCTGCTGGCGGCGCTCTACATGGCCCAGGGACTGCCCTTCGGGCTCTTCGTGCAGGCGCTTCCGGTGATCCTGCGCCAGCAGGGCGTCTCGCTGGAGGCGATCGGGCTGAGTTCTCTGCTGGCGCTGCCCTGGGCGCTGAAGTTTCTCTGGGCCCCCTGGCTGGACCGCGCCCCCGCCTTCGGGGGGCTTCGCGCCGCCGTGCCCCGACGCCTGGGCTGGCTGTGGCCCCTGCACCTGCTGGCGGCCGCGGCGCTGCTGGGGCTCTCCACCCTCGATCCCACCACCGAGCTCCGGCTGCTCCTTAGCGGGGTCTTTCTCATCAACCTCCTGAACGCCTCCCAGGACATCGTCACCGACGGCCTGGCCGTCGACCTGCTCCCCCCCTCGGAGCGGGGCCCGGGAAACGGCCTTCAGGTCGGCGCCTACCGCCTGGGCATGATCGTCGGCGGCGCGCTGGTGCTGGTGCTCATCGAGGCCGCCGGCTGGAGCACCGGGCTGCGACTCGCCACGCTCCTGTTGCTGTTGACGCTCTCACCCCTGCTCTTCGTCCGCGAGCTGCCCTCCCCGACGCGCCAGAACGCGCCAGTTCGGACATCGCCCTCCACCGAAGACACCCCGGCACACCTGGGCGTGCTGCTCGACTTCTTACGTCGCCCCGGCGCGCTGAGCGCACTTTTGGCGATTGCCCTCTACAAGCTCGGCGACGCCCTGGCCGCCGGCATGCTCAGGCCCTGGCTCGTCGACCAGGGCCTGAGCACCGGTGACCTGGGCAAACTCCTGGGAGGCTTCGGCTTTGGCGCCGGTCTGCTCGGCGCCGCGCTCGGAGCCTTTGCCGCCTACCGCCTCACCCGCCACCGCGCCCTGCTTCTGGGGGCGCTTGTGCAGGCCACAGGTGTCGCCCTCTACGTGCCCCTGGCCCGGATCGCAGCCGCCGGCACCCTGAGCCCGGGCGGGTCGCTGGCGACCGCCGTGGTCATCGACCACCTCACCGGAGGCGTGGCCACCGTCGTGCTCTTTACCTGCATGATGGACGCCTGCCGCCCCCGCCACGCCGGCGCCGATTACACCCTGATGGCCAGCGTCGTGGTGATCGCCACCGGCGCCGCACAAGCCTTTAGCGGGCTAAGCGCAGCCCACCTCGGCTACCCCTCTCATTTTGCCCTCGCCAGCCTCTGCGCGGCCCTAGGAGGCCTTGCAGCGGTCATATTGCTTCGCTCCCATCCTTTTCTAAGCACCGGGCCCGTCAACGCGCCCGAAGCCCCTCCCACACCGAGGCTCCCATGACCCGTGTCGCCCTCTACGCCGGTACCTTCGACCCGCCCACTCTGGGGCATCACTCCGTGATCACACGCGCGGCGCGCCTGGTCGATCGTCTCATCGTCGTGATCGCCATCAACCCCCTCAAAACCCCGCTCTTCTCGCTGGAGACTCGCCAGGAGATGCTTCGCGAGCTTGTGCGCGCCACGACCGCCCCACCCGACGCCTCCATACACCGCGCCAGCTCCACCATTGAGGTCACCACCACCGACGCGCTGGTCATCGACCTGGCTCGCCAGATCGACGCCGAGACCCTCTGGCTGGTGCGCGGCGCACGCACCCCCTGTGATTTTATCGAGGAGTGCCGCCTGGCCGATCTCAACCGCCAGCTCTGCCCCGGTCTGGAAACGCTTATCCTCCCCTCCCCCCCGGCCCTCTCCGAAGTCAGCTCCACCCGCGTGCGCGAACTTTTAGATCAGGTGAATCAAGGTCAGGCCCATCCACGACCTCCGACGCACCCCGGCTGCGTGATCGACCTCGCTGACACCTTGACCGACGCCCCCTCAAACGCCACCCTCAGCCTTCATCAGCTCTGCCACCCGAGCACCCTGCGCCTGATCGAGCGCCATCAGCGCCAGCGCCACGCAACCTTCAGCCCCGAGCCCCGCCCCGACCATGGCCCATAAGTCCACCGAAGAGCGCCGCGCCCAGATCACCCTCGCCATGCTGCGCGTCATGGCACGCCAGGGCTACGCCCGCGCCACAATCAACCGCATCGCCGAAGAGGCCGATCTGACCCCGGGGCTGATCCACTATCACTTCAAAGGAAAGCGGGCGATTTTGCTGGGCACCCTGGAGCTCCTTGCCACACGCCAACTTCAGGCGCTGGAGCGGAGCATCGCCGCAGCCTCCGATCCGGTCGACGCCCTCGATCGCGCGCTGAAGCTCTTCCTTGCGCGCGGTGCCTCCGAAGACCGCGAGGCCGTCGCCGCCTGGCTCGCCATCGGCGCTGAGGCCCGCCGCGAACCCGAGATCGCCGAAGCCTTCCGCGACGCGCTCACCCGCATCACGCGCCCCCTCATTGAGGTCATTGAGGCAGGCGTCGCCCGGAACCTCTTCGCCCTCACCGAGCCCCTCACCCCCTCGGGCGCCGCTGCCGCCATCGTGGCCCAGGTACAGGGCTACTTCGCGCTCGCTGGCGCCGCCCCCGAGCTCGTTCCCGAGGGAAGCGCCCAGCACGCCGCGCGTCAGATGCTCATCGGCCTGCTCACCCCTCACCCCACCTGAATCACCTCGCCCTGCCGCGCAAAACGAAGCTCCTCGATCTCCAGCCCCAACAGATCGTCGGGGTAATGCACCACCAGCATCTTCTCGCGCACCTCGGCCGGCAGCTCCATCAGCTTGTAGAGCGGCGTATGCGCCGGCCCCAGGCTCGTCTCGTGCAAGATCACATCGCAGTCTTTGAGCCAGTCGATCAACCCCTCATCGAAGGCCGTGTCGCAGGAGTACCCCAGGGTCACATCCCCGTCGCTGATGCGCAGCGCCGTAGTAGGCAGATGGTGAATCGTGAGCCGCGTCTCCACATCAAAAGGCCCCACCGCGCTCGGCGCCTCGGCCACGAGCTCGCAGAGATCAAAGTAGGTCTCGGGCCCGTAGTTCACGTACGCGCTGCCGTCCCACATCACCCCCAACGAGACCGCGAGGCGACGCTCCCAGAGATCCTTTAGGACCGCCTCGCTCGCGTGCAGCGGCAGCACACCCCCGCGCACAAAACGCCGGTAGGCCGCGACCATCTCCAGCCCGTTGACGTGGTCGCCGTGGAGATGGGTGAGGATCATCGCGCTGATCCCGTCGACATCCAGATACTCCCCATCTGCACCTTTCGGCGGCGCAAAGCGGTTCTCGGCCAGCGCACGGCGGTAGAGATCGGGGCAATCGACCGCCAACACGAAGTCGTCGCGACGCAAGAGAAAGTTGGTGCCAAAATGCCGGGTAGAGAACGCGTCGCCCACCCCGTTGATACATAGCTCAAAAGCCATCTCATCCCTCTCGGATCATCATCAAACCACCACCTCTCGGGCAGCGCCCTCACGCGCGAAACAATCGACACAGGGGCCACACAAAACCACCATAAACCCTTGAAACCATTCAACTTCCCACCAACCCAAGACAGGCCCTGCGTAAAAAAAACCGGCCTTCCGGCCGGTTTTTTTCAATCATTCTATATCGCGTTGTTCTGCCTCATCTCGCCAGACCGACTCAGCGCAGACTGATCTCAAAACGATCGGCGGTCGTGAAGAAAAAGTCCGTCTCATCGAGCCCTTCGAGCTGAACGGGCTGGTGACGCACCCGACGCACGACCATCTCCAGGGTGCCGGCCTCTTGCCAGAGGGGCGAAAGCGAGGCCTGCGGCACGCTGAAGGCGCCGTCATCGCCGGTCCGGCACTGCACGCGCAGGCGATCGGGACCGTAGCCGGCGCTGATGTCGATGTACACATCGGTCTGGGAGGGGTTGGCGGCGACATCCCATACAAGCTCCACGGGGCGCTCCCCGTCGACGCTGGCACCGGCCTGATCGCGCAGCTCCTGGCCGTTAAGCCCCACGAGCACCATGGGATCGGGCGCCTGCAGGGTGACGTCAAACGCCCCGGCCAGCGGACCTCCGGGGGCGACGAAACGGTAGATGGCGCCGGGGAAGTAGTCGAGCAACTCGGCGTCGCTCTCCCAGCTGTACTCACTGCCGTAGACCACGCCGTAGAAGGCATTGAGAAGATCGGGAAGACGCCGGGGCGGAAGGCTCGCATCAGTCACCGGGGCCTCCACCGCGATCGCCCCCACATCGAGAAGATGCAGCGAGGCGGCCTCACCGCTGATCGGCACGCGGCTCACATCGATCTGCTCGCAGCTCCCCGAGCGCAATCCACGCACCGGTCGCCACATCTCCAGGGCGTCGAGCGCCGGGCCCACGGCCACGCCGCGCGCGTCCATAAAGTGGGCCTGCACTGCCACGCCCTCGCTCTCCCAGGCGCGCGGGTAGAGGAACTCGGCGGTCAACGCCCCGTAGCGCACCTCTTCGGTGAAGTGATCTTCGACCGGAGCGCCGATCTCAGCGCCCGGCTCCTCATCGGAGCAGCCCACCAACAGAAAGAGCGCCAGCGCACTGGCGGCGATGTGTCGACTCGTTGTCATGCGCAAAAAGTCCTTTTCGTACAACGTCTCGTAGCTTCGCCAACCCTAACATGAGCCCGGCCGAGGTCAAGACCGCCGGGCTCGATGGCATATCCGCTTCGGGAGGCTGGCGCCCACCGCAAAGGCTGCGCTAAAGTTCAGACGCCATGCGCCCCGGCGCGATTCAACCCCGCTTCCCCTTCCCCTCCCCAAAGAGCCTTATGAGCACCTCCTTTGAAGGCACCCAGAGCTACATCGCCAGCCCCGAGCTTCGTCAGGTCGTCGATATCGCCTCCGCCCTGCAAAAGCCCCTGTTGATCCGCGGTGAGCCCGGCACCGGTAAAACCCTTCTGGCCTACGCCGTGGCCGAAGCCCTGGGGCTGAACCTGGTGCGCTGGCACGTCAAATCGACCACCCGCGCTCAGGACGGCCTCTACCACTACGACACCGTGCAACGCCTCAACGATTCGAGATTCGGAGAGGGCGATGTCAGCGATATTGAACACTACATTCGCCCCGGCGCGCTGGGACAGGCCTTTGAGAGCGAGGAGCGCACCGTGGTGCTCATCGACGAAATCGATAAGGCCGATGTCGAATTCCCCAACGACCTTCTCCATGAGCTCGATCAGATGCGCTTTACGATCAGCGAGACCGGCCGCGAAGTTGTAGCGCGCCATCGCCCGCTGATCATCATCACCTCCAACGCCGAGAAAGAGCTGCCCGACGCCTTTCTGCGCCGCTGTATCTTCCATTACATCGACTTCCCCAACCCGGCGCTGATGCGCTCCATTGTTGAAGTTCATCACCCCGGGCTCGATCGCCAACTGCTGGAGGCCTGCCTCAAGAAGTTTTACTGGCTGCGCGACCAACCCCAGCTGCGAAAGCGCCCCTCCACAAGCGAGCTCGTCGACTGGATCGGCGCGATGCTGCGCGCCGGACTCAGCGCCGATGTCCTCGACGATGAGATCCCCTTTCTTGGCGTGCTTTTGAAAAAAGAAGCCGACCTGACGCGTTTCACCCGGGGCCGCTGAGCGCCCGCGCCTGCCTGCTCGCCCGCCATCAGCAACGACTTCCCACTCGCCACACGATCGCGATGTTCATCGACTTCTTCTTTCTGCTGCGCCGCGCCGGGGTGCCGGTCTCCACCACCGAGTTTCTGGCCCTCTGCCAGGGACTCAACGCCGGGCTGGCCCGCGAGAGCCTCCACGGCTTCTATGTGCTGGCGCGCGCCACGCTGATCAAGCGCGCCGAGCATTTTGACCTCTACGATCAGGTCTTTGCGGCCTATTTCAACGATCGCCCCTTCCAGACCGAGCGCACCAGCAGCGAACTTCATGACGATCTGCTGGCCTGGCTCGACCAGGCCGCCGACCTCCCGGTGCCCTCCGCCGAGGAGCTGGCCCGGCTGGAGCGTATGAACCTCGACGAGCTTCGCCAGGCCTTCGAAGATCGCCTGGCCGAGCAGGACGAGCGCCACGACGGCGGCAACCGCTGGATCGGCACCGGCGGCACAAGCCCTTTTGGGCATTCTGGCCATCACCCGGCAGGCATTCGCGTGGGCGGCGCAAGCCAGAACCGCTCGGCGGTGCAGGTCGCCACCGAGCGACGGTTTCGAAACCTGCGCACCGACCTGGTGCTCGACACCCGCCAGATCAGCCTGGCGCTGCGCAAACTCCGCGACCTGGCGCGCGAGGGTCGCGCCGACGAGCTCGACCTCGACGCCACCATTGAGGCCACCGGGAAAAACGCCGGCGACATCGAACTGGTCTTTCGCCCTCCGCGTCACAATCGCCTCAAGCTGCTGCTTTTAATGGACGTCGGCGGCTCGATGACGCCGCACACCCACCTCACGAGCCTGCTCTTCTCGGCGGCCAACCGCGCGCACCACTTTCAGGCTTTTAAGGCGTTCTACTTCCACAACTGTTTCTACGAGACGCTCTACACCGACATGGAGCGCCGCCAGGGCACACCCACCGCCGAAGTTCTGGCAGCGGTCGACGATTCCTGGCGTTGCGTGGTCGTGGGCGATGCGGCCATGGCCCCCACCGAGCTCACCGCTCCCGGCGGGGCGATCGATTATTACCACTTCAACGAAGAATCAGGCTGGACCTGGCTCAATCGCCTGGCCGAGCGGGTGCCCCGCACCGCCTGGATCAACCCCGACGATCCACGCTGGTGGGGAAGCTACACCACCCGCCAGATTGGCCGTCTCTTCGAGATGTTCCCGCTCACGCTGGAAGGGCTCGATCAGGCCATTTCGACCATTCGTTGATCCTCCAGCGATCAACGAAGGGCCAGGGACTGCGTCAATAGCGCAGCACAAGCCCGGCGCTCTGCTCCACGGCACTGGCCCAGCGCCGAAACGCCTCGTAGTCCTCGGGCATCACCCGCTGGCGCGGCAGCGCCACCTCGGCCTCCACCCGTAGCTCCCCACCCTCCAGCCAGCTTCGACGCCTGTAGCTGCCGTACGCACCCTCCAGGTTGAGATCGGTCGCGCGCAACGTGGCCTCATTGAGGTTGGCCCCATCGGGCAGGCGCAGGCGAAGATCGTAGGTCTGATAGCGCTCATACCCCACGCGCATCGGCAGCGCGCGTCGGTCGCGAGAGGCGTAAACACTGGCGAGCTCTTCGCGAAAGAGCGTGGTATCGATGCGCCAGGTGGCGTCGACCTGCCGCGCAAAATCCTCGCGGCTCAGCGTGATCTTCAACCGAAGGGGAGCAT is from Lujinxingia sediminis and encodes:
- a CDS encoding GldG family protein — protein: MRESKSNTPGQRRRAVRGANAVVMGVLLVLIAVAANALMSQTFWRIDLTENQIYTLSEPSLAAVEDLDEPVEVRAFISPDLPAPFHNLSQDVADLLSEYEAASGGQLSFKIIAPEDSAESEEAAAGFGIEQVAIGQQSESEMSLRAIYKGVAFIKGDQSEVIRDLQTTGQPELDNFEYEFTKALLNLQRPEPRRVAFASGAGGPVAQPGFVQSLEQVFSQLYGSLIEATTYDLSGGELLPEDVHALVLLNVQGDVSEEALFAIDQFLQRGGSVGWFQSSSVVDEALQRQLMQQLQQNPQFAGQLPTMRKRFESNLIELFSHYGITLRADTVIDRERALSFSLVATPQGLARVSHPGSFSITDIDTSLPFMRGFSTMALPVPSSLVVDEALRGKDGLEFHDVLRTSPGSTRLPSPPGDMSYETFMEPAASEEPGPFVVAATAQGELPSYYSDNPLPQGRSESDLVSETQAGRVLVVGSGDFLGPQRETGFDERLAGLGAQFFLSSVEWLVQDSALSEIRGKAMPRLIGEVSREQQRSIQFANIVIVPCFFALLGIYMMGRRRRRKEALSQWMSSGK
- a CDS encoding ABC transporter permease is translated as MDKIWMVTRRELGTYFNSVVAYIVVILFLVITGALFWLNFFQEISVVSLRGFFSQAPLFLAFFAPAITMGLLASEKRSGTLELLMTMPVSDLQIVVGKFLAAVVLLGVVFLMTLVYPLTLSMLGDLDWGAVAAGYIGLMLLGGSYAAVGLMASSFTRDQVVAILVAFSICFFLYLIDQLVGQASGVGAHTAEYLSTSYHFENIARGVVDARDVFYYLSLMAVSLGVATLSVGARRW
- a CDS encoding ATP-binding cassette domain-containing protein, yielding MMETSSTSGAASAESIVVENLHKRYGDFEALDGISFSIKPGEIVGFLGPNGAGKTTTMKILTCFMSATGGSARVAGFDVQKDSAEVRRRVGYLPENVPLYDEMIVFDYLRFVAELRGVARARRQERIRAVAELTGLEQVMGRTISELSKGYRQRVGLAQAIIHEPDVIVLDEPTTGLDPNQIIEIRDVIKTIGKEKTIIFSTHILQEVTAVCDRIIIINRGKIVADGSLHELEVRVAKAEPGLVVSYEGEASDALNAWLSNLAGVEGVSEVGGRPGSSTYRLKTLDKAATRRALLAGEPGVARELLSLREAEPTLEAIFRLYTGGETEEGARVEVSVADTSVMSSGGEDVVAQQGDAPVEASSENLNASPSEGAESMVDEAAAMDETSESEEVSRG
- a CDS encoding ABC1 kinase family protein; the protein is MSEHKGPVSRTKRFARLATMTAKVATNYTRERVTSVFRDEEATEQARQTANLANGELIAKTLGELKGAVMKIGQMASAGSDLLPRELSEPLKALQKDAPPMPYEVIAEQIERELGQPPELLFKSFEQEPFASASIGQVHRAITDDGRDVVVKVQYPGVDEACDSDLKQLKFVLKMSGINRNHRRSFDALFEEIRDRLHEELDYCNEADNVRLFAELHKDDDYIVVPEVVGERSAQRVLTLTFEGGDRLEELATYPQDVRDQIGERLYRMSLSQIFRHRAVHADPNPGNYAFRPDGTIVLYDFGCVKHVSEEVARDFADIIAAGMNEDYDAMEDAMVRIGARQVDGPPVPRDFYVAWREDMMTPCVSEAIYDFANADLHERAPKRLRASIKYINSFQLPAQIAYLNRVVGGYYDHLRTFTPRVPWRDLVADYVFEVSSLERKTAW
- a CDS encoding MFS transporter — encoded protein: MFERTDIDHLPRHRRLLLLAALYMAQGLPFGLFVQALPVILRQQGVSLEAIGLSSLLALPWALKFLWAPWLDRAPAFGGLRAAVPRRLGWLWPLHLLAAAALLGLSTLDPTTELRLLLSGVFLINLLNASQDIVTDGLAVDLLPPSERGPGNGLQVGAYRLGMIVGGALVLVLIEAAGWSTGLRLATLLLLLTLSPLLFVRELPSPTRQNAPVRTSPSTEDTPAHLGVLLDFLRRPGALSALLAIALYKLGDALAAGMLRPWLVDQGLSTGDLGKLLGGFGFGAGLLGAALGAFAAYRLTRHRALLLGALVQATGVALYVPLARIAAAGTLSPGGSLATAVVIDHLTGGVATVVLFTCMMDACRPRHAGADYTLMASVVVIATGAAQAFSGLSAAHLGYPSHFALASLCAALGGLAAVILLRSHPFLSTGPVNAPEAPPTPRLP